In one window of Pseudomonas chlororaphis subsp. chlororaphis DNA:
- a CDS encoding MurR/RpiR family transcriptional regulator, translated as MPTPLKDTTVYAAPVMRKLAQIVADLPPSLRKVADFILRHPLKAATLTIEEMAHATSTSPAAVNRLAKTLDLGGYTGMKAELVTTLQQMVSPVDKLRNELAHRPGGAFGLHEQIQSASSNLAMAATNNHAQTFDAFVTSLVQARKIYILGFGNSVYFAGLAASTLMPFCADATAISMEGGNENAAYRLAAITDQDVLLAISLPRYSLDTLQLARFANERGASVLAITDSPASPLASIAEHVLFAPADHPVMTSSNIAVLALIEGLVAGVMARNKEAVKLATELTESVMSYLHIPGSGKPRKP; from the coding sequence ATGCCGACCCCACTGAAAGACACCACGGTCTATGCCGCGCCGGTGATGCGCAAACTGGCACAAATCGTTGCCGACCTGCCGCCGTCGCTGCGCAAGGTCGCGGACTTTATCCTGCGCCATCCGTTGAAGGCCGCGACGCTGACCATCGAGGAGATGGCCCACGCAACCTCGACCTCGCCGGCGGCGGTCAACCGGCTGGCCAAGACCCTCGATCTCGGCGGCTACACCGGCATGAAGGCCGAGTTGGTGACGACGCTGCAGCAAATGGTCTCGCCGGTCGACAAGCTGCGCAACGAACTGGCCCATCGTCCCGGTGGCGCCTTCGGCCTGCACGAGCAGATCCAGAGCGCCAGCAGCAACCTCGCCATGGCGGCGACCAACAATCATGCCCAGACCTTCGACGCCTTCGTCACCAGCCTGGTCCAGGCGCGCAAGATCTACATCCTGGGCTTTGGCAACAGCGTCTACTTCGCCGGCCTCGCCGCCTCGACCCTGATGCCTTTCTGTGCCGACGCCACCGCCATCAGCATGGAGGGCGGCAACGAAAATGCCGCCTACCGCCTGGCCGCGATCACCGATCAGGACGTATTGCTGGCCATCTCCCTGCCGCGCTACTCCCTCGATACCCTGCAACTCGCCCGTTTCGCCAACGAACGCGGCGCCTCAGTGCTGGCCATCACCGACTCGCCTGCCTCGCCGCTGGCCAGCATTGCCGAACATGTGCTGTTCGCCCCCGCCGACCATCCGGTGATGACCAGCTCCAACATCGCGGTGCTGGCCCTGATCGAAGGCTTGGTGGCCGGGGTGATGGCGCGCAACAAGGAAGCGGTCAAGCTGGCGACCGAGCTGACCGAAAGCGTGATGTCCTACCTGCATATCCCGGGCAGCGGCAAACCGCGCAAGCCGTGA
- a CDS encoding methyl-accepting chemotaxis protein, with protein MRLSLKGKVLSLAVLPVLLFALVISLTTVVMLREQAQNEVDETRQRLLGEAKTTLQSYVEVALSTVKPLYDTAAPGDTAARAEVVKLLSNITYGKDGYFFGYDSETVRLFKGNSPDGVGKSFKDNRDPNGVYVNRELVKVGKDGTHYVQYSSTQPGSDVLVPKLGYTEYLPKWDLIVGSSVNLDGIDAQVAEVEASVNQRMRGMVLSIIGIAVVVLLVIAAIGLLVANTILRPLNLMKLNLDDIAAGEGDLTRRLAITSQDELGDLASSFNRFVDKIHGLVRQITEMTGQLTGLVTQVSEQAQRSEQAMERQRHETDQVATAINQMSSAAQEVARSAQGAAVAAQQTDEEGQAAKRVVDGSIQQIHALVSDIRSSGTSLDSLQKDVASIVSVLDVIRSIAEQTNLLALNAAIEAARAGEAGRGFAVVADEVRALASRTQQSTQEIQGMIDRLQQGTRTAVEAMRRSSDAGDGTSHQANEAGASLDAMAQLIGTINSMNAQIASAAEEQTAVAEEINRSVHQIAVAVDSVADETQLGAQTSRSLADLGQRLGKLVGQFRI; from the coding sequence ATGCGCTTAAGTCTGAAGGGCAAAGTCCTGTCCCTCGCGGTCCTCCCGGTCCTGTTGTTTGCGCTGGTGATCAGCCTGACCACGGTCGTCATGCTCAGGGAGCAGGCGCAGAACGAGGTGGACGAGACCCGGCAGCGCCTGCTCGGCGAGGCCAAGACCACGCTGCAAAGCTATGTGGAGGTGGCCCTGAGCACCGTCAAGCCGCTCTACGACACGGCGGCGCCCGGCGATACCGCTGCCCGCGCCGAGGTGGTGAAGCTGCTGTCGAACATCACCTACGGCAAGGACGGTTACTTCTTCGGCTACGACTCCGAGACGGTGCGCCTGTTCAAGGGCAACAGCCCGGACGGCGTCGGCAAGAGCTTCAAGGACAACCGCGACCCCAACGGCGTGTACGTCAACCGCGAGCTGGTCAAGGTCGGCAAGGACGGCACGCACTATGTGCAGTACAGCTCGACCCAGCCGGGCAGCGACGTGCTGGTGCCGAAACTGGGGTACACCGAATACCTGCCCAAGTGGGACCTGATTGTCGGCTCCTCGGTGAACCTGGACGGTATCGACGCCCAGGTGGCCGAGGTCGAGGCCAGCGTCAACCAGCGCATGCGGGGCATGGTCCTGAGCATCATCGGCATCGCCGTGGTGGTGCTGCTGGTGATCGCCGCCATCGGCCTGCTGGTGGCCAATACCATCCTGCGGCCGCTGAACCTGATGAAGCTCAACCTCGACGATATCGCCGCCGGCGAAGGCGACCTGACCCGCCGCCTGGCCATCACCAGCCAGGACGAGCTGGGCGACCTGGCCAGTTCCTTCAACCGTTTCGTCGACAAGATCCACGGCCTGGTGCGGCAGATCACCGAGATGACCGGCCAACTGACCGGCCTGGTGACCCAGGTGTCCGAACAGGCCCAGCGTTCCGAGCAGGCCATGGAGCGCCAGCGTCACGAGACCGATCAGGTGGCCACGGCGATCAATCAAATGTCGTCGGCGGCCCAGGAAGTGGCGCGCAGTGCCCAGGGCGCGGCCGTGGCGGCGCAGCAGACCGACGAGGAAGGCCAGGCGGCCAAGCGCGTGGTGGATGGCAGCATCCAGCAGATTCACGCGCTGGTCAGCGATATCCGCAGCAGCGGCACCTCCCTGGACAGCCTGCAGAAGGACGTAGCGTCGATTGTCAGCGTGCTCGACGTGATCCGTTCCATTGCCGAGCAGACCAATCTGCTGGCCCTCAACGCCGCCATCGAAGCGGCGCGGGCCGGTGAGGCCGGGCGTGGCTTCGCGGTGGTGGCCGACGAGGTCAGGGCGCTGGCCAGCCGCACCCAGCAGAGCACCCAGGAAATCCAGGGCATGATCGACCGCCTGCAACAGGGCACGCGCACCGCCGTGGAGGCCATGCGCCGCTCCAGCGATGCCGGCGACGGCACCTCGCACCAGGCCAACGAGGCGGGGGCTTCGCTGGATGCCATGGCGCAACTGATCGGCACCATCAACTCGATGAACGCGCAGATCGCCAGCGCCGCGGAAGAACAGACCGCGGTGGCCGAGGAGATCAACCGCAGCGTGCACCAGATCGCGGTGGCGGTGGACAGCGTCGCCGACGAAACCCAGCTCGGCGCCCAGACCTCACGCAGCCTGGCCGACCTCGGCCAGCGCCTGGGCAAGCTGGTGGGGCAGTTCCGTATTTGA
- a CDS encoding ABC transporter ATP-binding protein, with amino-acid sequence MYKLEIQDLHKSYGAHQVLKGVSLQAKAGDVISLIGSSGSGKSTFLRCINLLEQPSAGSIVLNGEPLELRASKLGSLKAADPRQLQRMRSRLSMVFQHFNLWSHMSALENVMEAPVHVLGLSKQEAREKAGHYLDKVGVAHRMDAWPAHMSGGEQQRVAIARALAMEPEVMLFDEPTSALDPELVGDVLKVMQDLAQEGRTMVVVTHEMGFAREVSNQLVFLHQGLVEERGEPREVLARPQSERLRQFLAGSLK; translated from the coding sequence ATGTACAAACTTGAAATTCAGGACCTGCACAAAAGCTACGGCGCGCACCAGGTGCTCAAGGGTGTGTCCTTGCAGGCGAAAGCCGGCGACGTGATCAGCCTCATCGGCTCCAGCGGTTCCGGCAAAAGCACCTTCCTGCGCTGCATCAACCTGCTGGAGCAGCCCAGCGCAGGCAGCATCGTGCTCAATGGCGAACCCCTCGAACTGCGCGCCAGTAAACTCGGCAGCCTCAAGGCGGCCGACCCCAGGCAGTTGCAACGCATGCGTTCGCGGCTGTCGATGGTGTTCCAGCACTTCAACCTGTGGTCGCACATGAGCGCCCTGGAAAACGTCATGGAAGCACCGGTGCATGTGCTGGGCCTGAGCAAGCAGGAGGCCCGGGAAAAGGCCGGGCACTACCTGGACAAGGTCGGCGTGGCGCACCGCATGGACGCCTGGCCGGCCCATATGTCGGGCGGCGAGCAGCAGCGCGTGGCGATTGCCCGGGCGCTGGCCATGGAACCGGAAGTGATGCTGTTCGACGAGCCGACTTCGGCACTCGACCCGGAACTGGTCGGCGACGTGCTCAAGGTGATGCAGGACCTCGCCCAGGAAGGCCGGACCATGGTCGTGGTGACCCACGAAATGGGCTTTGCCCGCGAGGTTTCGAACCAGCTGGTATTCCTCCACCAGGGCCTGGTCGAAGAACGCGGCGAGCCGCGCGAAGTGCTGGCCAGGCCCCAGTCCGAACGCCTGCGGCAGTTCCTCGCCGGCAGCCTGAAATAA
- a CDS encoding sensor histidine kinase — MRSIQRRLSLGLISVMVIVGLVLAQTSLWLFEMGLQRYLEAGLRNDSESLLVALVRGPQGLQLDERRLSPAYQRPFSGHYFRIDFDDVHWRSRSLWDQDLPALAQTGLHSNLQLGPEGQRLLVLRTDYRRLGQSISISVAQDYTPVRESFLRMQQVGLGLGLAGLLLILILQRVTVRRALRPLEQAREQIAQLQRGQRSQLDEQVPLELEPLVAQINHLLAHTEDSLKRSRNALGNLGHALKTPLAVLLSLASNPKLQAHPELRQLLEEQLEQVQQRLNRELNRARLAGDALPGALFDCDAELPGLLATLSMIHGEHLDLSYQAAPGLQLPWDREDLLELLGNLLDNACKWADAEVALSVWQTAEGYGLAVDDDGPGIPEEQRSQVFSRGTRLDEQTDGHGLGLGIVRDIVESWGGVLRLLESPQGGLRVLIELPGR, encoded by the coding sequence GTGAGGTCGATCCAGCGCCGCCTGAGCCTGGGCCTGATCAGCGTGATGGTGATTGTCGGCCTGGTGCTGGCGCAGACCAGCCTGTGGCTGTTCGAGATGGGCTTGCAACGCTACCTGGAAGCCGGCCTGCGCAACGACAGCGAAAGCCTGCTGGTAGCACTGGTCCGGGGCCCCCAGGGTTTGCAGCTGGACGAGCGACGGTTGTCGCCGGCTTATCAGCGGCCGTTTTCCGGGCATTACTTCCGTATCGACTTCGATGACGTGCACTGGCGCTCTCGCTCACTGTGGGACCAGGATCTGCCTGCACTGGCACAGACCGGTCTGCACAGCAACCTGCAACTGGGACCGGAAGGCCAGCGCCTGCTGGTGCTGCGCACCGATTACCGGCGCCTCGGGCAGTCGATTTCCATCAGCGTGGCCCAGGACTACACCCCGGTGCGTGAGAGCTTCCTGCGCATGCAACAGGTGGGCCTGGGCCTGGGCCTGGCCGGCCTGCTGCTGATCCTGATCCTGCAGCGGGTCACCGTGCGCCGCGCCTTGCGCCCGCTGGAGCAGGCCCGCGAGCAGATCGCCCAATTGCAGCGCGGCCAGCGTTCGCAACTGGACGAACAGGTGCCGCTGGAGCTGGAACCGCTGGTGGCGCAGATCAACCATTTGCTGGCCCATACCGAAGACAGCCTGAAGCGTTCGCGCAATGCCCTGGGCAACCTCGGGCACGCGCTGAAGACCCCGCTGGCGGTGCTGCTGAGCCTGGCGTCCAACCCCAAGCTGCAGGCACACCCGGAGCTGCGCCAGTTGCTCGAGGAGCAGCTGGAGCAGGTGCAGCAGCGGCTCAACCGCGAGTTGAACCGCGCGCGCCTGGCCGGCGATGCGTTGCCCGGCGCGCTGTTCGATTGCGACGCCGAGCTGCCGGGGCTGCTGGCGACCCTGAGCATGATCCATGGCGAGCACCTGGACCTGAGCTATCAGGCAGCCCCCGGTCTGCAACTGCCCTGGGACCGGGAAGACCTGCTGGAACTGCTGGGCAACCTGCTGGATAACGCCTGCAAGTGGGCCGATGCCGAAGTGGCGCTGAGCGTGTGGCAGACCGCCGAGGGTTATGGCCTGGCGGTGGACGACGACGGGCCGGGGATTCCCGAGGAGCAGCGCAGCCAGGTGTTCAGCCGTGGCACGCGCCTGGACGAACAGACCGACGGCCACGGCCTGGGCCTGGGCATCGTGCGCGACATAGTCGAAAGCTGGGGCGGGGTGCTGCGCTTGCTGGAAAGCCCGCAGGGCGGGCTGCGGGTGTTGATCGAGTTGCCTGGGCGCTGA
- a CDS encoding Na+/H+ antiporter family protein: MNAVIAAVGVMLVLSLSRVHVVIALIVGALVGGLTGGLGIEATLKAFNNGLGGGATVALSYALLGAFAVAIAKSGLAHALADKILLLVDRQDANGGGNVKWLLIGLLWVVAIASQNILPIHIAFIPLLVPPLLYVLSKLQLDRRLIACVITFGLITPYMFLPVGFGNIFLNEILLANVARSGVDISNINVTHAMGIPALGMVFGLLLAFVSYRKKRVYDLELIEKVEQVTVQYNPRTLLVAGLAIVAAFVIQLLLDSMIIGALSGFLIFSVSGIVRWRETDDLFTEGMKMMAMIGFIMIAAAGFAEVMKATGEVKSLVESSASWIGHSKGVGALLMLLVGLLVTMGIGSSFSTVPILATIFVPLCVQLGFSPLAIVCIVGTAGALGDAGSPASDSTLGPTSGLNIDGQHHHIWDTVVPTFLHYNLPLLAFGWVAAMVL; this comes from the coding sequence ATTAATGCAGTAATTGCGGCGGTTGGCGTCATGCTGGTCCTCAGCCTGTCCCGCGTGCATGTGGTGATCGCGCTGATCGTAGGCGCGCTGGTGGGAGGGCTGACCGGTGGCCTGGGCATCGAGGCGACCCTCAAGGCTTTCAATAATGGCCTCGGCGGCGGGGCGACGGTGGCCCTGTCCTACGCCTTGCTCGGCGCCTTTGCGGTGGCGATCGCCAAGTCCGGCCTGGCCCACGCCCTGGCGGACAAGATCCTGCTGCTGGTGGACCGCCAGGACGCCAACGGCGGCGGCAACGTCAAATGGCTGCTGATCGGCCTGTTGTGGGTGGTGGCGATCGCCTCGCAGAACATCCTGCCGATCCATATCGCTTTCATCCCGCTGCTGGTGCCGCCGCTGTTGTATGTGCTGAGCAAACTGCAGCTGGACCGACGGTTGATCGCCTGCGTCATCACCTTCGGCCTGATCACCCCGTACATGTTCCTGCCGGTGGGGTTCGGCAACATCTTCCTCAACGAGATCCTGCTGGCCAACGTCGCCCGCAGTGGCGTGGACATCAGCAATATCAATGTCACCCATGCCATGGGCATTCCGGCCCTGGGCATGGTCTTCGGCCTGCTACTGGCCTTTGTCAGCTACCGCAAGAAGCGTGTGTATGACCTGGAGCTGATCGAGAAAGTCGAGCAGGTGACGGTGCAATACAACCCGCGCACGCTGCTGGTGGCGGGCCTGGCGATTGTCGCGGCCTTTGTCATCCAGCTGTTGCTGGACTCGATGATTATCGGCGCGTTGTCCGGCTTCCTGATCTTCTCGGTGTCGGGCATCGTGCGCTGGCGCGAGACCGACGACCTGTTCACCGAAGGCATGAAGATGATGGCGATGATCGGCTTCATCATGATCGCCGCCGCCGGTTTCGCCGAAGTGATGAAGGCCACCGGCGAGGTGAAGAGCCTGGTGGAGTCCTCGGCCAGCTGGATCGGCCACAGCAAGGGCGTGGGCGCCTTGCTGATGCTGCTGGTGGGGCTGCTGGTGACCATGGGCATCGGCTCGTCGTTCTCCACCGTGCCGATCCTGGCGACCATCTTCGTGCCGCTGTGCGTGCAGCTGGGCTTCAGCCCGCTGGCCATCGTCTGCATCGTCGGCACCGCCGGCGCATTGGGCGACGCCGGCTCGCCAGCCTCGGACTCGACCCTGGGCCCGACCTCCGGCCTGAACATCGACGGCCAGCACCACCACATCTGGGACACCGTGGTCCCGACCTTCCTGCACTACAACCTGCCGCTGCTGGCGTTCGGCTGGGTGGCCGCCATGGTGCTCTGA